The Kryptolebias marmoratus isolate JLee-2015 linkage group LG9, ASM164957v2, whole genome shotgun sequence nucleotide sequence GATGAGACTGTTCCTTAAAGATAAATTCAGATATTCTGAGTAAAATGTGTCGTTTGGAAACAACCTGATTCTGAACTTCCTGACGTTAATGGTGGTGTacctcagggttctgttctctcagctgtttttacacaaagtaCAAACATTTGATCTAACTCcagaaaattctgttttattctttatgactttcagtgttgtgtttccctttagctttaaatatacatttagatTCTGAAACAgcccttaaaaaaacatttttctgtttctgaccaGAAAATGCATGCATCCACAGGAAGTTGTGTCAGCGTGTATAACATATGGCAGagttgatgcatttttaaaaagaataacaacaaaactaacaaagatcTGATTAAAAGTGAGGAACTGTTAAAGACATGCCAGGACTGGGTGTAGTTTGGGAGGGTTATCAGgtttcttttagctgctttttaaacagatgttttatactcaagactttacatgactgaataaaaattaccacagaattaaactttacaaGTTATTTTTCGTTTCAAGTAGTTTTCATCTGGAATCtgtcaaacacatttattaatgaatcagtttatttaaataaaaacccatcaCCAGTTTGTAGCTTTGCTTACATAAAGTTAATAAAGAGATTCAGAGAGATATAAACACCTTTCTGTCTTCagcagaagttttttttctgggtttccTGATGTCAGGAATAAGTTTACACCACCTTAGCTTAGCAAGGAGCTAACTAGCAGTTAGCATCAACCAGGGATACTCACCGATAATCATAGTCTCGTCCGGAATTTCCtctatgaaacattttttctcGGTCTCTCCGATGTGAAAGTACAGCGAGGACACGCAGGTGTAGAAAACATTCAGcaagaaaagtgaaaacaccAACGACTGCTGCATCCTGAACCTCACCGACACCATCTTCCTGCCAGGAGAGACACCCAACTGCGCCTGCGCACCAACGGCAGTGCCACGTAAACTCTCGTAGAACTCCGGCCAATCAGCACGCGGCGAAGGAATGTtgggtgttgtagttttttacgTTTTGTAGGTTTCCGGTGGTGTCGGCGGGATTCCCAGAGTAAAACTAAGAATTTACAAGTGATTTTATTCTCATATGGTCTAAAGTGTGACATAAAAACAGCGAggatttattacaaatattatGAAATATTAGATCACACAGCAAAAATTAGTTCTGGGTGAAAAATAGAGCTGGAAAAATGGATCATTTGATTTGAACAAttaggatgatttttttttaacatggtAGACATGGCAGCGCTGCAGATTTTATGATGCAGGTTGTTGTAAAATcacaataaagtaaaatagatacagaacattaataagctgttttaaaaaaactcagcCCTCAAAAAACATCAAGTCTCTTAAACAGTCAGTAAAATATTCCAGTGAAAGGGGGAGCTTCAATTtaccaaaattaaataaatagataagcaacagctttttaaaagtttacattcTAAGAcgtgtaaaaacatttaattttggtTTCAGTGATTTAGAAGCTTAACTGACAGTTTACCTAgacaaagataataaaaaaaaactgtctcctTGTACTGGGCTGATATGAAAACTATTtgaatcattaaaaaattattaatttaccATATCAGcagtaaatacacaaatataataaaataatgtataCTATAATAATGTATATTGTATACTTGGTATTTTACATGTATTAatttacagagaaaacaaagtgacGCCAATGAGAAAATGGAGtcaactaactaactaactaactaactaactaactaactaactaactaactaactaactaactaactaactaactaactaactaactaactccAATAGTCTCTGTCAGTGTGGCTCCTGCTAACAAGAGTCCCTCTTCAATAAGGCGACATTTGTGACGTGTGACGTTCTATGTCACGCTACGTCTACGTACTCCCAGTGTGTGGTTTCCATAGCAACCGGAGGGAATCAAACATGGCGCCCGGTGAGTTACTCGCTGCCGTTTGTTCCAGATGAACCGGAGTAAAACTCGGCGGTGGCGTTGCTTTTTGAATCGGATTAAGTGAAATATTAGagagacatttttgttaaaactgcagcaaagaaGAAAACGTTacgtttcagctgctgttccGTTAACTAGCTACATGCTAACATCTGCTAAGTGATCCGCTCGCTTATAAAAACAGATGATCTCAGCACCTATTTTATCAAGTAGCTGAACAACCTCATTAAATaacataaagttaaaacaaacacttcaatGCCGATATTTTGTTCTCTTTAGAAGTTATAtgcattctgtattttattacattttctttctaagctgcCAGACTTATTTATTGGAATCTTTTAAAGATTGTTAAAATTCTAGTTTAATTAGATGACCTTTTTAGGAGCTTATTGAACATTACTGGTTTGTTTCGTCTCCTGTTTGTCTACAGGGAACCAGCCAGTCGTATCCTTCATATAAACATGATCTGAACCTGATGTAAACCTGATGTGAACCTGATGTGAACCTGATGTGAACCTGATATAAACCTGATAAACCTGATGTAAACCTGATATAAACCTGATGTGAACCTGATGTGAACCTGATCCAAACCTGATATAAACCTGATGTGAACCTGATGTGAACCTGCAGCTCTTGCCTTCTTCCTGCTCTTGTCCTTGACCGTGTCTCCTTCAGCTCTCGTCTGCTCCCCTGCAGGTGCTCTTCTACCTGAACAGCTGGTACTTCGCAGCCTTCTACCTGGCAGAGATCCTCATGTTCATCTATAAAGGTCTAAATCACATCAGTCAGATTTTACTACACTTTACTTTCAGTTAAACATCACAACCAAAGAGTGGAACTCATCCAAAGATCTACATAActgtaatatcatgttttatcagtttatttacGTTTTATTAGGTCTGTTTGTCTCACTGCTGACTCAGATTCACtacatttgttattttcttaCCTGCAGGGCCtatcaataaaaatataattaaaacataattttctctTGTCTAGTAGGTCTGAATAAAGAGAATCTGTATTAATCACACACAGGAAGAGTATCCAGACTTCTGTTGTGttataaaaaaatctcaaaacgttagaaacaaatcagacagggagaaatgtaaaacagctttaatgacGGTCTCATCTGAAACTCAGATGTCCACATAAACTCTGAGAGTCGAGTAGATGGAGGAATGCTGCACTttgaacacaaataaatgatCTGAACCTAAACTGTGGTCCGTCCTGTCTTTGTTGCAGGGATTTTACTGCCGTACCCGTCAGATAATCTGGTTCTGGACGTAGTTCTGCTGCTACTCTTCCTGGCTCTGGAGACCCTGAGGATCTTTTATGGTAATTAACAAAAACTCAGAACACAAGGATTTAGATTTCAGAatctttacaataaaaaaaaacaacctagaTCCAGTTTCTCCATCCAGTCGTAGGTATTTGTCTCcttccacccagtgtgtctctctgctggaggactgatgggttcctctcagaggtcagaggtcagaggtcagaggtcacacacccaaactctcattgacttccattggatctgagcttccaaacaggaagtgaagatttttttaaactcttcagatctcctccataaaccccGTAGAACCATCAGCACACCTAAGACCAACTTTACAGTTTATTAGCAGCATGAACcacatgtacacaaacacatcagctACAAGGTGAAATATAAAGTCTTTGTTCTGTAAACCAAACTTCAAGCATGCAGTCATTTTAATATAAAGCTGTTTCCCCAAACGTACCGTTTACAATCAGTCAGAAAGAGCCGAGAGGTCCCAAGATCACCCCCCccacaattaaaacaaaagtttacagACTCAACAGACCAGATAAGAAACGTGCACAACTTCTCAGACAAAAAGTGATATTTATAAAGAATATACAGGCCGTGTGTTTTAAACCAGATAAGCAGTGGAAGTTAAGGGACATGATGTCAAAAATGATACAAATCAAGACAGAAACGTTCACTCTAACACTCTGATGGTGTTTTTATCCatggtttggttttttgttAACTGCTGTAAATAATTACATCTCTGACACGTCAGAACTTGTATTTCACTGATTGTTGTAGTTTTACAGAGTTTGTTGCACCTGGTCccaggtgtttttaaaaaggaaacaatataaaaaaggtGCTGGAGTCACCTGCAGGAGTTTCTGAGGAGAAAATGGATGACTGAGTTTTTAGGGaggtatctcactgagctgcgactgttggaggcACAAAATTATGATTTTTACCTGAAATCTCACTGAATGTTGCTGCCAAAcggtatgttttatttaaaaagcttccAGTCCGGCCGGTCCTCGGGCAGCGTCCCTCCCAGCCCCGCCTCCAGACCGCTCACAGACGAGTAACAAAGATGTCAGGCCGGgattgttgagttttttttgtctgacaggAATCACAACACTCTCGTTTGGGTCCAGACCCGGATAAAGGAGGATGGCTGGAACTGTCACATAAAACCAAGAAGCATTTAATTCTAAacatattcagtttttttcagcATCCACTACATTTACATGAACACTGCAAGCTATGCAGATTAGGAGATGACATCATTTAGCTGCTTTCCTTACTGGAGCTGACAACACTGTTAGACAAAAGGAAACGAGATCGGGAAATCTGCAACGACtgactgttttgagagaaaatttgtcacagttttaaactgtgtgacAAATTTCCAGTACCTTAAGAGAGTGAGAAGCTCTGCAAACGTTCTGAGACCTTTTGGAGACTCCTGCTGTCCCCCAGCAGCTCGGCCCAGTGAGACACTTCAGGTACTTGAGTTGGGTTTGATTTTTCAGAGGCTCTCGCTGCCTGAGGGACAGAATGACCCTGAGCTGGACCGAGGAGCAGCGAGCTTCATAGTGTTTAGACCTGCAGTTTCcttctgtttgtaaaacatttcCCTCAGTTTCTCGTCTCGTGTCTCCACCCAGGCTGGAAGGGGAACCTGTGCGAGCGCTCTCTGTCGTCCTTCATGTCCCTCTTCATCCTGTTTCCCTGCGCGGCGCTGGCTGTTTactacctgctgctgcagacctTCGTCCTGCGGCTCGAGTTCCTCCTCAGCTGCATCCTGCTCTGCTTCTACGGCCTGGAGTTTCTGCTCGGACTCATCTCCATATCCGTCTTCTCCAGGTACCGATCAGCTCCAGTCCGGGGGCGTCTCATGgggaaaagtctttttttttcagtttggtcTCCTTTTGTTTGTCCTCTGCAGGTCCTGGGTTTACTGAGGAACGGGtcacctgaaacaaaacaaactgactggatttttataaagaaatgtttctgtttgaacgCAGATATCAGGGagtcttttgtaaataaatcagcatCCATCTTCAGCAGCTTAGTAAACTGAAGGTTTACCTCTGTTCACGGTGTTGGACGTTACCAAGCGCTGGTGAAGCTGATGACGTAAACCACCACGTAGATGGAGCGGAGGACGGGCCACCAGAAGATCCACATGTTGGTGCTGTGGTTGATGTggcggaagtctttctccagcTCCTGTGAACACAAGGGGAGGGTTTTCAAACACAGTTAAAGTCTGGTTGGAGCTTtactccctcctcctctgaccTTCAGGTGGCCCAGCTCCTTCTGGATCTGTTGGACCTGATCGGTCAGCTGTTGGACtctcagctgcagttttgtcaGGCCGTTCAGCCTCAGGATCTGCGTGTGGTCGTCGGTGCGATCAGCTGATCTCAGGTCCATGCCAACCACCTGAAACAGCAAGAGGCTCGCTCGTCTTCCAGCTTCAGTGAACTGTTAAACACGTGACGTTCAGAACGTAGTAATATCCAGTTCCCCAGGAACCAGTCCTCGGACCGTTCCTCTTTACTGTATACACAGATAGTCGTTATAACACAGTGCCAAATTTCAGTTGCAGATGAATCTGTCTGCaacaacatttttgttctttttattgaatgtttaatttaaaataacaaaatgaaactcATGATGTAATGAATTCAGCTTGAATTTGGATTTTATTGTCACTATTCCTACATCCAAATTCTAATTTAGATAaactagtttgttttttaaaataatttgattcaACCAAGATTCAGAAGCAGTGACTGAGAACCTCCAGTTAATCCctgtttgctttaataaaagggtagaaacacatttgtttgtaaatgttagAAGTGATGTTTCGGTTCTGTTGTGTTCTTCCCTTGAACCCGAGCTGCTGCCCGTCTCCGTCTGGACTTTAAATCTCTGGTTTTAGGAAGGTTTCCTCTCACCAACACGAGTCCTGCAGACAGGGGGCGCTGTGAGGAGCTCGGCTGAAGACAGACCCGATGCTCTCCTGACTCGGATGACGTGAAGCTGAAGGTCCCGTTGGACCCTTCCTgccgggtcagaaccagctgCAGGGGACAGGAGGAACAAGGAGAACTTTCATTTCAGACCCGGAACCAAAAGACGAGCTGGGATTCTGATGAGACGCTTCTGTTGGCTCCCACAGTTAAACGGGTTCCAGGTTCCAGGAACAGAGAACAGAAGGAGCGTTTTGTTTTCCAAACCTGATGATGAGGATCTGTGGCGATAACGGACACGCTGAGGTCCTGAGGAGCCGGCAGGTATTCACCTGTCTGTTCGTCAAACAGCTGAGTCCAAAGGTCTCCTGCAGAAAGAAGAACCGCTTCATTTCAGATTGTTACAGACAACCTGGAGCTTCTTtctttaaaggttaaaggtcagtcTCCTGGAGCGGCCTCACctgagtgacctttgacctcacctGTGGACACTTGTTCTGATcattacagcaacaaaacaaacatcttcagTTTGACTAAACTGAgatcataataaaaacaacttccagaaataaatgtgtttaaaaactttaaacgtGCTCAGACACTTCCTGAAggtttattttagttgttttgcttAAACTCAGTtctttaattaacttttggccATTTTCACTGCgttatttattaataaagaataaaatataaaataagaataaaagaaaaaaaaatctgttttaaaacagtttattataaTATCTACTTATAATCTTCCTAAAAAGGCCGCAGTTTGTTATTTCTacagttttatttccaaacGGCAGgttattttcaacttttgtttactttaaaacttaGCTTCCTTCCTGGTTGCTGAACTTTCCCGCCGCTCATTCCGGGAGAAAACTCACcgataagtttgtttttttccggTATTTTCTCGATAAAACATCTTTGTTCTCCTTCAGAGACGTGAAAAACCAGAGAAGAGACCAAACTGaggcagaaaagcagcagaaaagctGCGGAAACACACTGCTGCAGCCGTCTACACCCCATGTCTGCGCTGCTTCTGCGCATGCGCAGCAGCAAGGCATGCTGGGCTTTGGAGTTTCACAGCTTTTCTCCTCAGCCCTTATAGTTCACAATAAATACTACCCAAGTTTAGCACCTTAACAGTCTCAACTTTTAaccctgaaagaaaataaatgataacaacaacaaatcatcATTTAATAGTCCTGAAGTTCCAAAAGTATCCAAATTAATCCATAAACCCCAAACTgtgttgaaaacaaacaacaacaaaaaccaattCAGATTTTATCAATTAAATCAGGACCTgcagatcaggatcaggatcaggatctggatcagaacctgcAGATCTGAATCAGAACCTGtagatcaggatcaggatcaggatctgGATTAACCTGCAGATCTGGATCAGGATTCAGGATCATGATTAGGATTCAGGATGAGGATCAGGATTCAGGATTCAGGTCCAGgatcagaatcaggatcagGATTCAGGTCCAGgatcagaatcaggatcagGATTCAGGTCCAGgatcagaatcaggatcaggatcaggatcaggatcaggattcAGGTCCAGGATCAGGaacaggatcaggatcaggatcaggattcAGGTCCAGGATCAGGaacaggatcaggatcaggatcaggattcAGGTCCAGGATCAGGAACAGGAggtgaaaacactgaaatcagTGAAACTCAGATtaaaggttctggttctggttctggcagAACAGTAAAAGTTTGACGTTCCTCAGGATGTTTGCCGTCAGAACCTGagttaaagccttttttctCTGGGGAAGGTCGGTTGGCATTTTGACTCAGGTTGATCAGCTGGAGATGTTCCGGTAATGaggactttctgagagtttcattaaaatccatccactggtttttgggatattatgctaacagagaGACGGATGGgtacatgatcgcctgcctttcccagcagcaggtgataaaaactaACCAGCTGGTTATCAGTTAGTAACATTACTTAACTTAGTCTCTTCTGAAGAGGATTTTAGCTTGACGCCTGGAGGTTCAGTCATTAAAgaatagttttattatttatcctcAATGTTTTTACCCTCCTCTGTTTggttgtctgtactgttagtaaaatatctgaagagtcattgaacagagtttaatgaaacaatcagGAAGAAATGATGGGATGAACGTCTGCACCTGACtgacgtttggagtcaaccccattcaagatggctgccacagcatcagccaacacacacaTGGCTCCAGCTCAGAGAGtttatggtgtggtagtagctgagagtcatcttccaCAGGAAACCTGGCAGGAACCTCTGGGCCTTCAGACCAACACTTTCTGCATCTGTTCAGCAGAAGATTTCAGAGTTTTATCAAGTTTGGAGGAAACTTTTGCTGCTAAGCCGTCTCTAATCTGAGTTGAGTAATTTAACAGCCGGCGAACAGGCAGAATGGCTCTGCTGCCGCTGCAAAGAGGATAAAGAAAGTTGGATTCTTGCTCCTGACCTGCACATGTTTGTGCCGTTCAGGCATTTGTTCTGCCTGTCAGCGTTGCCTCCGATTGGCTGCAGCTCGTATTAAACAGATGAGCGTATTTGCATGTCTCCACAATGGCTGCTCCGCTCCTTTCTCTTTGTGAATTTAAAGCAGGCACAACTTAAAGCCGAGGGCTTTCATTACAGAGCACGTGGCAGCCGTGCACTCCCGCCACACAAATTAAATTGTGCCACTTTGTTGAACACAAACCTTAAATCATAACTGCAGCTTCATCTGAGCGGCAGGCAGGAAACTTTCCAACTAAATCACactttttacataatttatcGAACGGAGACAGAAATCTGACTTTCTTCACGCTTTCAGGAACACGTTCCTTAAGCTAATTTATTAcgtttcttattattttatttttctttatatttattgacagaaattcagaaaaagctgtttatacaatttaaaacaaaacacaagaacattacaaaacaataaaataataacacattTAAGGACAAACATGCTGCAAATTATAACAAATTATAACTTTTgaggtttttacatttatttatcatttcttttgtggtctttatatttttatattgttattaatttttgatattctttcaaataaatgaataaaataatgaaattaattatttaatgaaCAATGTGCATGAAAAGaaggatttttaaattaaaagcacaatgatgttactaaataaataacatgaataaaataatctaattaaaaaatgagGAGTATCCAAAATTAAAgagctatttatttaaaaacacaaaaatccaaataaattgttcaaaataaataaaaatgttttctgtttttctgttattttcatttttagattttatttctcttttacagattattattattattattattattattattattattattattattattattattattattattattattattattattattatcagactgttaacaagaaaaatgtaaaataataattataaataaaagctgcagagaaatgaATTTGATTCATTTTACATCAAACCTTTCAgtccaaaatgtttttcctgagatgtttgttaaaataaatgaaaatattttgtgtaagccagaaaagaaataaagagtcaaactgaatataaatataaatttgatGCCGTTTCG carries:
- the si:rp71-1d10.5 gene encoding transmembrane protein 216 isoform X1 gives rise to the protein MAPGNQPVLSSAPLQVLFYLNSWYFAAFYLAEILMFIYKGILLPYPSDNLVLDVVLLLLFLALETLRIFYGWKGNLCERSLSSFMSLFILFPCAALAVYYLLLQTFVLRLEFLLSCILLCFYGLEFLLGLISISVFSRYRSAPVRGRLMGKSLFFSVWSPFVCPLQVLGLLRNGSPETKQTDWIFIKKCFCLNADIRESFVNKSASIFSSLVN
- the si:rp71-1d10.5 gene encoding transmembrane protein 216 isoform X3, which translates into the protein MAPGNQPVLSSAPLQVLFYLNSWYFAAFYLAEILMFIYKGILLPYPSDNLVLDVVLLLLFLALETLRIFYGWKGNLCERSLSSFMSLFILFPCAALAVYYLLLQTFVLRLEFLLSCILLCFYGLEFLLGLISISVFSRSWVY
- the si:rp71-1d10.5 gene encoding transmembrane protein 216 isoform X2, which encodes MFIYKGILLPYPSDNLVLDVVLLLLFLALETLRIFYGWKGNLCERSLSSFMSLFILFPCAALAVYYLLLQTFVLRLEFLLSCILLCFYGLEFLLGLISISVFSRYRSAPVRGRLMGKSLFFSVWSPFVCPLQVLGLLRNGSPETKQTDWIFIKKCFCLNADIRESFVNKSASIFSSLVN
- the LOC108249985 gene encoding transmembrane emp24 domain-containing protein 9, with the protein product MRRSSADMGCRRLQQCVSAAFLLLFCLSLVSSLVFHVSEGEQRCFIEKIPEKNKLIGDLWTQLFDEQTGEYLPAPQDLSVSVIATDPHHQLVLTRQEGSNGTFSFTSSESGEHRVCLQPSSSQRPLSAGLVLVVGMDLRSADRTDDHTQILRLNGLTKLQLRVQQLTDQVQQIQKELGHLKELEKDFRHINHSTNMWIFWWPVLRSIYVVVYVISFTSAW